Proteins found in one Streptomyces sp. CB09001 genomic segment:
- the hppD gene encoding 4-hydroxyphenylpyruvate dioxygenase: MTQTTHHTPDTARQADPFPVKGMDAVVFAVGNAKQAAHYYSTAFGMKLVAYSGPENGSRETASYVLESGSARFVFTSVIKPSTDWGTFLAQHVAEHGDGVVDLAIEVPDARAAHAYAVEHGARSLAEPHEVKDEHGTVVLAAIATYGETRHTLVERTGYDGPYLPGYVAAKPMVAPPEQRVFQAVDHCVGNVELGRMNEWVGFYNKVMGFTNMKEFVGDDIATEYSALMSKVVADGTLKVKFPINEPAVAKKKSQIDEYLEFYGGAGVQHIALNTNDIVSTVRAMKAAGVEFLDTPDSYYDTLGEWAGETRVPVDILRELKILVDRDEDGYLLQIFTKPVQDRPTVFFEMIERHGSMGFGKGNFKALFEAIEREQEKRGNL, encoded by the coding sequence ATGACGCAGACCACACACCACACTCCCGACACCGCCCGGCAGGCCGATCCCTTCCCGGTCAAGGGAATGGACGCGGTCGTCTTCGCCGTGGGCAACGCCAAGCAGGCCGCGCACTACTACTCCACCGCCTTCGGCATGAAGCTGGTCGCCTACTCCGGACCGGAGAACGGCAGCCGGGAGACCGCGAGCTACGTCCTGGAGAGCGGCTCCGCCCGCTTCGTGTTCACCTCGGTGATCAAGCCCTCGACCGACTGGGGCACCTTCCTGGCCCAGCACGTGGCCGAGCACGGCGACGGCGTCGTCGACCTCGCCATCGAGGTCCCGGACGCGCGCGCCGCCCACGCCTACGCCGTCGAGCACGGCGCCCGCTCGCTCGCCGAGCCGCACGAGGTCAAGGACGAGCACGGCACCGTCGTCCTCGCCGCCATCGCCACCTACGGCGAGACCCGGCACACCCTCGTGGAGCGCACCGGCTACGACGGCCCGTACCTGCCCGGATACGTCGCCGCCAAGCCGATGGTCGCCCCGCCCGAGCAGCGCGTCTTCCAGGCCGTGGACCACTGCGTCGGCAACGTCGAACTCGGCCGCATGAACGAATGGGTCGGCTTCTACAACAAGGTCATGGGCTTCACGAACATGAAGGAGTTCGTGGGCGACGACATCGCCACCGAGTACAGCGCGCTGATGTCGAAGGTGGTCGCGGACGGCACCCTCAAGGTCAAGTTCCCGATCAACGAGCCCGCCGTCGCCAAGAAGAAGTCCCAGATCGACGAGTACCTGGAGTTCTACGGCGGCGCCGGCGTCCAGCACATCGCCCTGAACACCAACGACATCGTGTCCACCGTCCGCGCGATGAAGGCGGCCGGGGTCGAGTTCCTCGACACCCCCGACTCGTACTACGACACGCTCGGCGAGTGGGCCGGCGAGACCCGGGTGCCCGTCGACATCCTGCGCGAGCTGAAGATCCTCGTCGACCGGGACGAGGACGGCTACCTGCTGCAGATCTTCACCAAGCCGGTCCAGGACCGTCCGACCGTCTTCTTCGAGATGATCGAGCGCCACGGCTCCATGGGCTTCGGCAAGGGCAACTTCAAGGCCCTGTTCGAGGCGATCGAGCGCGAGCAGGAGAAGCGCGGCAACCTCTGA
- a CDS encoding Lrp/AsnC family transcriptional regulator — protein MAGAGIDRLDGRIIGLLAREPRIGVLEMSRRLGVARGTAQARLDRLQSNGVIRGFGPEVDPAALGYPVTAFATLEIRQGQGADVRAHLATVPEVLELHTTTGTGDMLCRLVARSNADLQRVIDRVVGFDGIVRAATAIVMENPVPLRIIPLVEQAARDSGGHD, from the coding sequence ATGGCGGGTGCGGGGATCGACCGGCTGGACGGGCGGATCATCGGTCTGCTGGCGCGGGAGCCACGGATCGGGGTGCTGGAGATGTCCCGGCGGCTCGGGGTGGCGCGCGGCACCGCGCAGGCGCGGCTCGACCGGCTTCAGTCGAACGGAGTCATACGCGGCTTTGGTCCCGAGGTGGACCCGGCGGCCCTCGGCTACCCGGTCACCGCGTTCGCCACGCTGGAGATCCGGCAGGGCCAAGGGGCCGACGTGCGGGCGCACTTGGCGACGGTGCCGGAGGTGCTGGAGCTGCACACCACGACCGGCACCGGGGACATGCTGTGCCGCCTCGTGGCCCGCTCGAACGCCGATCTCCAGCGGGTGATCGACCGGGTTGTCGGTTTTGATGGCATCGTCCGGGCCGCCACGGCGATCGTCATGGAGAACCCCGTTCCGCTGCGGATCATCCCGCTGGTGGAGCAGGCGGCCCGGGACAGCGGCGGACACGACTGA
- a CDS encoding ABC transporter permease, with protein MNFWDFLGSRHQQLLADAYQHASAVFQCMVVATLIGVLIGVLTYRSDWAGNLATLSTSTILTIPSLAMIGLLIPIVGLGVPPTVTALTLYGLLPIVRNSIVGLRGVDPALVDAAKGIGMSRPARLLRVELPLAWPPILTGIRVSTQMLMGIAAIAAYASGPGLGNEIFRGIASLGSKNALNQVLAGTLGIIVLALLFDAAYVLLGRLTIPRGIRV; from the coding sequence GTGAACTTCTGGGACTTCCTGGGCAGCCGCCACCAGCAGTTGCTCGCCGACGCCTACCAGCACGCCAGCGCGGTCTTCCAGTGCATGGTCGTGGCGACCCTGATCGGGGTGCTGATCGGTGTCCTCACCTACCGCAGCGACTGGGCGGGGAACCTGGCGACCCTGTCCACGTCGACGATCCTCACCATCCCGTCGCTGGCCATGATCGGTCTGCTCATCCCGATCGTGGGCCTGGGCGTGCCGCCGACGGTGACGGCGCTGACCCTGTACGGGCTGCTGCCGATCGTGCGGAACTCGATCGTGGGCCTGCGCGGGGTCGACCCGGCGCTGGTGGACGCGGCCAAGGGCATCGGGATGTCGCGTCCCGCGCGGCTGCTGCGGGTGGAGCTGCCGCTGGCGTGGCCGCCGATCCTGACCGGCATCCGGGTCTCCACGCAGATGCTGATGGGCATCGCGGCGATCGCCGCCTACGCCTCCGGGCCGGGCCTCGGCAACGAGATCTTCCGCGGGATCGCCTCGCTGGGCAGCAAGAACGCGCTCAACCAGGTCCTCGCGGGCACGCTCGGGATCATCGTCCTGGCCCTGCTGTTCGACGCGGCGTACGTGCTGCTGGGACGGCTGACCATTCCGAGGGGGATCCGTGTCTGA